From a single Vicugna pacos chromosome 4, VicPac4, whole genome shotgun sequence genomic region:
- the LOC102524806 gene encoding large ribosomal subunit protein eL43-like, with protein sequence MAKCTKKIGIINKYGTHYGASLQKMVKKTEVSQHAKDTCSSCGKTRMKRRAVCIWHCGSCMKTVAGDAWTYNTTSAVTVKSAIRRLKALKD encoded by the coding sequence ATGGCTAAATGCACCAAGAAGATCGGAATCATCAATAAATATGGGACCCATTATGGTGCTTCCCTCCAGAAAATGGTGAAGAAAACTGAAGTCAGCCAGCACGCCAAGGACACTTGCTCCTCCTGTGGCAAAACCAGAATGAAGAGACGAGCTGTGTGCATCTGGCACTGTGGGTCCTGCATGAAAACAGTAGCTGGTGATGCCTGGACTTACAACACCACTTCGGCTGTCACAGTAAAGTCTGCCATCAGAAGACTGAAGGCATTGAAGGACTAG
- the LOC140696230 gene encoding uncharacterized protein has product MSKYSFDASSKAAEIVCRSSRSTLSLKLFNLASFETGADNTPGLPKLQVLPSAFHLPGIPSLRSVKCYQLLSAYKCSLHSPPKVHKPGLCLLRSHSMLWYFHSKVDISCEHKDASFRKIAAKTIVKLRERIETLGPCQHWATLKERPFYKAAAIHPSSLAVHTGTTEESHSSFRKEIFPNGMIRSSGILEEDFHRQYHMRRILIRLEAKTFQAGGRHEEEHTGGKCLAVHCECVTEGKVRKLRLGKFNLAETTSPVSGKARAQL; this is encoded by the exons ATGTCAAAATACTCCTTTGATGCATCATCAAAGGCTGCTGAGATTGTATGTCGTTCTTCACGCTCAACTTTATCCTTGAAACTTTTCAATCTAGCGTCCTTCGAGACAGGGGCAGATAACACCCCGGGGCTCCCCAAGCTCCAAGTCCTTCCCTCGGCCTTCCACCTCCCTGGGATCCCGTCTCTGCGTTCTGTCAAGTGTTATCAGCTGCTCAGTGCTTACAAATGCTCCCTACATTCTCCCCCTAAAGTACATAAGCCAGGACTTTGTCTCTTGAGGTCACACTCCATGCTGTGGTATTTTCATTCCAAGGTCGACATTTCCTGCGAGCACAAAGATGCATCATTTCGTAAAATAGCAGCCAAAACCATTGTGAAGTTACGAGAAAGGATCGAGACCCTCGG CCCTTGCCAGCATTGGGCCACCCTGAAGGAAAGGCCTTTTTACAAGGCAGCTGCGATTCACCCATCCTCCCTGGCTGTGCACACTGGAACCACAGAGGAAAGTCACTCCTCCTTCAG GAAGGAAATCTTTCCAAATGGAATGATTAGGTCTTCGGGCATCTTGGAGGAGGACTTTCACAGGCAATACCACATGAGGAGAATTTTAATAAGGCTGGAAGCAAAGACATTCCAGGCAGGAGGCAGACACGAGGAGGAGCATACGGGTGGGAAGTGTCTGGCAGTTCACTGTGAATGTGTAACTGAAGGGAAG gtgagaaaacttaGACTAGGAAAATTTAATTTGGCTGAGACCACATCAccagtaagtggcaaagccagagcTCAGCTCTAA